A part of Terriglobia bacterium genomic DNA contains:
- a CDS encoding Gfo/Idh/MocA family oxidoreductase: MAKNETDRREFMQAITGLAIMTRQPAAASTSRPAGRVAGVPERQNKGVSPRIHFAVIGVNHAHINSQVTAVVRGGGEFVSFYAQEPDLAADFGKRFPQAKPARSESEILEDRGIHLVLSSIIPDQRAPLGIRVMQHGKDYMADKPGMTTLEQLAEVRRVQAQTRRIFSIMYSERFENRATVRAGELVKAGAIGPVVQTVGLGPHRISLSQRPPWFFDRQRFGGILCDIASHQADQFLFFTGSKKAEVAFSQVGNVHHPQYPAFEDFGDLVLRGDGGTGYIRVDWFTPDGLSTWGDGRLTVLGTEGFIEVRKNVDIAGRPGESHLFLVDNKGTRYIDCTDQQLPYGEQLVGDVFNRTETAMLQEHCFLAMELVLKAQKNARQFNLKL, translated from the coding sequence ATGGCAAAAAACGAGACCGATCGGCGCGAGTTCATGCAGGCAATTACGGGCCTCGCCATTATGACGAGGCAGCCAGCAGCGGCTTCCACTTCCCGCCCAGCGGGGCGGGTTGCCGGCGTGCCGGAAAGGCAAAACAAGGGCGTTTCACCCAGGATCCACTTTGCCGTCATCGGCGTCAACCATGCTCACATCAACAGCCAGGTGACAGCAGTAGTACGTGGGGGCGGAGAATTTGTCTCCTTTTATGCTCAGGAGCCGGACCTCGCCGCTGATTTCGGCAAGCGCTTTCCGCAGGCGAAGCCGGCCCGCAGCGAGAGCGAAATACTCGAGGATCGCGGCATCCATCTCGTGCTCAGTTCCATCATCCCGGACCAGCGGGCGCCGTTGGGAATCCGCGTAATGCAGCATGGGAAGGACTACATGGCGGACAAGCCGGGGATGACCACCCTCGAGCAGCTTGCCGAAGTCCGGCGCGTGCAGGCGCAAACGCGCCGGATCTTCTCCATTATGTACAGTGAGCGGTTTGAAAACCGGGCAACAGTCCGAGCAGGGGAACTGGTCAAAGCCGGCGCCATCGGCCCTGTTGTGCAGACCGTGGGGTTGGGGCCGCACCGCATCAGTCTCAGCCAACGTCCGCCTTGGTTCTTCGACCGGCAACGCTTCGGCGGGATCCTTTGCGATATTGCCTCGCATCAGGCCGATCAATTCCTGTTCTTTACGGGTTCAAAGAAAGCCGAGGTGGCTTTTTCTCAGGTTGGCAACGTGCACCATCCTCAGTATCCGGCATTCGAGGACTTTGGCGACCTAGTGTTACGCGGGGACGGCGGCACGGGCTACATCCGTGTCGATTGGTTCACGCCTGACGGGCTCTCGACATGGGGTGATGGACGGCTGACGGTTCTCGGCACCGAGGGCTTCATCGAAGTGCGCAAAAACGTGGACATCGCGGGGCGGCCCGGCGAAAGCCATCTCTTTCTCGTGGACAACAAGGGAACACGCTATATAGATTGCACAGATCAACAATTGCCGTACGGCGAGCAACTGGTCGGGGATGTTTTTAACAGGACGGAGACCGCCATGCTGCAGGAACACTGCTTCCTTGCCATGGAGCTCGTGCTCAAAGCGCAGAAAAACGCCCGGCAGTTTAATCTCAAGCTGTAG
- a CDS encoding Gfo/Idh/MocA family oxidoreductase, translating into MMDRQSLPRREFMKAAGKGLGASFLLTVGFPTIVPSSVFGSGAPSRLINVGVIGSGRIGRTHDMPGILKHDKMARITAVCDLDTDRLAEGKQFLEEQYAKKGISLSVRAYPDYREMIQNKELDAIVICTPDHWHAKPAIEAAQAGKDVYLEKPTSLTIAEGRAMSDAIMHTGRIFQMGTQQRSWEQFRIACELVRNGRIGKLHTVKIGLPGDPAGKVEPEMPIPKNLNYEMWLGSTPYVYYTENRVHPQKGYDRPGWLRCEQFGAGMITGWGHHHVDIAHWGMDTEYSGPIEIKATAEFPRSGLWDVHGDFQVEAHYATGVTMLINGSYPNGIRFEGSDGWIFVTRGEYKVTPSDPKSNAANGQALSASDPRILKSPIGPDEIHLYRSADHHLNWLECIRTRQATICPVEVGHRGCTTCLLGHIAMKLPRKLYWDPVRERFKNDDEANSHLARAQRWPYQTGS; encoded by the coding sequence ATGATGGACAGACAAAGTCTGCCGCGCCGGGAGTTTATGAAAGCCGCGGGCAAAGGTCTGGGCGCTTCGTTCCTTTTGACTGTCGGTTTTCCCACTATCGTCCCGTCTTCGGTTTTCGGCTCCGGGGCGCCGAGCCGCCTTATCAATGTCGGGGTCATCGGCTCGGGCCGGATCGGACGCACCCACGACATGCCTGGCATCCTGAAGCACGACAAGATGGCGCGCATCACCGCGGTGTGCGATCTCGACACCGACCGGCTCGCCGAGGGCAAGCAGTTCCTTGAGGAGCAGTACGCGAAGAAGGGAATTTCGCTAAGCGTCCGCGCCTACCCGGACTATCGCGAGATGATTCAGAACAAAGAGTTGGATGCGATCGTCATCTGCACTCCAGACCACTGGCACGCCAAGCCCGCCATCGAAGCGGCGCAGGCCGGCAAAGATGTATACCTCGAGAAGCCGACTTCGCTTACGATCGCCGAAGGCCGCGCCATGAGCGATGCTATCATGCACACGGGCAGGATTTTCCAGATGGGCACCCAGCAGCGGTCCTGGGAGCAGTTCCGGATCGCGTGCGAGCTGGTGCGCAACGGCAGGATCGGCAAGCTCCACACGGTCAAGATTGGCTTGCCGGGTGACCCCGCGGGCAAAGTCGAGCCTGAAATGCCCATTCCCAAAAACCTGAACTATGAAATGTGGCTGGGATCGACCCCCTACGTCTATTACACCGAAAACCGCGTACATCCGCAGAAGGGATACGACCGTCCCGGCTGGCTGCGTTGCGAACAGTTCGGCGCCGGCATGATCACCGGCTGGGGCCACCATCACGTGGACATCGCGCATTGGGGCATGGACACGGAGTATTCAGGGCCTATCGAAATCAAGGCTACAGCCGAATTCCCCAGGAGTGGTTTATGGGATGTTCACGGGGACTTTCAGGTGGAAGCGCACTATGCAACCGGTGTGACCATGCTGATCAACGGCAGCTATCCGAACGGCATCCGCTTTGAGGGCTCGGATGGGTGGATCTTCGTGACCCGCGGCGAGTATAAGGTCACCCCCAGCGACCCCAAAAGCAACGCTGCCAATGGGCAGGCACTTTCTGCCAGCGATCCGAGGATCCTGAAGTCGCCGATCGGCCCTGACGAGATTCACCTGTACCGGAGCGCCGACCACCACCTCAATTGGCTGGAGTGCATACGAACCCGACAGGCGACAATTTGCCCGGTCGAGGTCGGTCACCGGGGCTGCACGACGTGCCTTCTCGGTCACATCGCAATGAAACTGCCTCGCAAGCTGTATTGGGATCCCGTGAGGGAGAGATTCAAGAACGATGACGAGGCCAACAGCCACCTCGCCCGCGCACAACGCTGGCCGTATCAGACAGGCTCATGA
- a CDS encoding MBL fold metallo-hydrolase has protein sequence MKKDHLFSVFLLLMFPALLQAAKTLEIYVIDTEGGKSLLIVSPAGRSMLVDTGFPGNNDRDTNRIVEAVRAAGVKKLDFLVVTHYDLDHVNNVPATVAKIPVATFIDHGPPIVGDPNTAKAVAAYLDVAARAKRIIVKPGDRIPFQGVDVLVVTSATQVIKSAVKGGGAVNPVCQSSPAKPANDRVDKAENAASVGLLYTFGKFRMLDLADLVWNKEIELMCPINPIGTVDLLMVSHHGNDLSNSPALIHAVRPRVTIMNNGARKTGAPVVLKTVKSSPGLAAAYQLHWSENAPEDNPPDEWIANLRDSPDGKWIKVSVEKSGTFTVTNGRTGVSRTFKKRAPAN, from the coding sequence ATGAAAAAAGACCATTTATTTTCTGTTTTCCTTCTGCTGATGTTTCCGGCGCTGCTGCAAGCAGCGAAAACGCTGGAGATCTACGTCATAGATACCGAGGGGGGGAAATCGCTGCTGATCGTTTCTCCTGCAGGCCGGAGCATGCTGGTGGACACGGGATTTCCCGGAAACAACGATCGCGATACAAACCGGATCGTGGAAGCCGTCCGGGCCGCCGGCGTCAAGAAACTCGATTTTCTGGTCGTGACCCATTATGACTTGGATCACGTCAACAATGTGCCCGCGACGGTTGCGAAGATCCCGGTAGCCACTTTTATCGATCACGGCCCGCCGATTGTGGGAGATCCAAACACCGCCAAGGCCGTCGCCGCCTACCTCGATGTCGCAGCCAGGGCCAAACGGATCATTGTGAAACCGGGCGACAGAATCCCGTTCCAAGGTGTGGATGTGCTGGTTGTGACCTCGGCAACGCAAGTAATCAAAAGTGCAGTGAAGGGCGGAGGCGCGGTAAATCCTGTCTGCCAGAGCTCGCCTGCGAAACCGGCCAACGACAGGGTGGACAAAGCGGAAAACGCGGCATCTGTCGGCCTCCTGTACACGTTCGGGAAATTCCGCATGCTCGACCTTGCTGACCTGGTCTGGAACAAGGAAATCGAGCTGATGTGCCCGATAAATCCAATCGGAACGGTGGACCTGCTGATGGTCAGCCATCACGGCAACGATCTCTCCAATTCGCCTGCCCTGATCCACGCCGTGCGTCCGAGAGTGACCATCATGAACAACGGCGCGCGGAAAACCGGCGCGCCGGTTGTTCTTAAAACCGTCAAATCTTCGCCGGGACTGGCGGCTGCCTATCAGCTTCATTGGTCCGAGAACGCGCCCGAGGACAACCCGCCCGACGAGTGGATCGCCAACCTGCGAGACTCTCCGGACGGAAAATGGATCAAGGTATCGGTGGAAAAGAGCGGAACGTTTACCGTAACGAACGGTCGGACCGGAGTCTCCAGAACCTTCAAAAAACGAGCGCCGGCGAATTGA
- a CDS encoding malectin, with amino-acid sequence MRLINSIRSLCVVLTSLFLLLAAAGSIRAGQADAAASGGTEVFKPIRINFGAFEPYIDPRGNVWAPDTGIEDGNTIDRGDLPIASTDMAPIYRTEHYSMTRFTQALPNGDYTVKLHFAETFDGIADKGQRVFSVKVQDKELKDIDIFAEVGFGKALVKTFDVSVTNGKLTVIFTPNIENPEINGIEILPARK; translated from the coding sequence ATGCGTTTGATCAACTCCATTCGTAGCCTCTGTGTCGTTCTGACTTCCCTGTTCCTGCTCCTGGCGGCAGCCGGCAGCATCCGCGCCGGCCAGGCAGACGCCGCCGCGTCCGGAGGAACCGAGGTGTTCAAGCCGATCCGCATAAACTTCGGGGCCTTCGAGCCTTACATCGACCCCCGCGGCAACGTCTGGGCCCCCGATACGGGCATAGAAGACGGCAACACCATCGATCGAGGTGACCTTCCGATCGCCAGTACTGACATGGCCCCCATTTATCGAACGGAACACTACAGCATGACCCGCTTTACCCAGGCCCTCCCCAACGGCGATTACACGGTTAAACTCCACTTCGCCGAAACCTTCGACGGTATCGCGGACAAGGGCCAGCGCGTCTTCTCCGTCAAGGTTCAGGACAAGGAACTGAAGGATATTGATATCTTCGCCGAGGTCGGCTTCGGCAAGGCCCTGGTCAAGACCTTCGACGTCAGCGTAACTAACGGTAAGTTGACCGTCATCTTCACCCCCAATATCGAAAACCCGGAAATCAACGGGATTGAGATTTTACCGGCACGTAAGTAG
- a CDS encoding DUF4038 domain-containing protein, with translation MATFKPAALLKKMENVKVSFMSLSGSLPQIMPQNNDEEAPFKWARLATWVVGAVGVWLLFCCESISPAESNIHIWELHEIELHASKSYANPYIDVETWVEFTGPGFAKRVYGFWDGGDLYRVRIVSTAPGTWSWISGSNQPTDMGLNGKRGRFTAHDWTDEEKRANPNRRGFLRPTSNGHALQYSDGTPFFLLGDTWLGAATWRLPLTDAPVEPAYEAAPGVTFQQAVAWRKRQGFNSVSMIAAFPTWASDQYPNTYADKKGIFYRNAWEEFGVMVPGDKPTAKSMHDERGYRPFEILPDREGLPDYDRIVPQFFRSLDRKMQLLNEQGFIAMLETVRRDVAPPWKAYYNFDESFSRFVEYMVARYGAYNLIFSKIHFDIYLPNLSLTADEFNRALNYHYKKFGPMPFGQPVTSLIDHATDTTFGTGEKASWITMHSTGNKPRDHGIYTDMERQFQLSPAMPTADLEPHYTGWVHGNNVVNGEQAEPGSDRDNYFSRAQMYGCVLSGGLAGHVHGTGAYDVTSASEPRGGRPYFWEALRYRSAEYMRGLGDFMLSEGTRYRDLELASDSLEPRKATGSSEQGLDGWSFLMRTPSRDLGFFYFENRTKQPFTSGWKPNTHYRFTWFDPRTGRWGETIELITDDRGVIKLPAFPGNEAVASTDWAAKILAR, from the coding sequence ATGGCAACGTTCAAGCCGGCGGCATTACTTAAAAAGATGGAAAATGTCAAAGTATCCTTCATGTCACTGTCTGGTTCTTTGCCGCAAATCATGCCGCAAAACAATGATGAGGAGGCTCCATTCAAATGGGCGCGGCTGGCTACTTGGGTGGTTGGAGCCGTGGGGGTCTGGCTACTATTCTGCTGTGAATCGATCTCACCGGCCGAATCGAACATACACATCTGGGAACTGCACGAAATTGAATTGCACGCCTCAAAGTCCTATGCAAATCCCTATATTGATGTGGAGACCTGGGTGGAGTTTACCGGCCCCGGTTTCGCAAAGCGTGTGTACGGTTTCTGGGATGGAGGGGACTTGTATCGGGTGAGAATCGTCTCAACGGCTCCCGGGACGTGGAGTTGGATCAGCGGCTCCAACCAGCCGACTGACATGGGCCTGAACGGCAAGAGGGGCCGTTTCACTGCGCATGACTGGACAGATGAGGAGAAGCGAGCGAATCCCAACCGCCGCGGATTCCTGCGCCCAACCTCCAACGGCCACGCCCTGCAATATTCGGACGGCACTCCTTTTTTCCTGCTCGGCGACACCTGGCTCGGCGCGGCCACCTGGCGTCTGCCGCTGACGGACGCACCCGTGGAGCCGGCTTACGAAGCGGCGCCCGGCGTCACCTTCCAGCAGGCAGTGGCATGGCGGAAGCGACAGGGATTCAACTCGGTAAGCATGATCGCAGCCTTTCCGACCTGGGCATCAGATCAGTACCCGAACACCTATGCAGACAAGAAAGGCATTTTCTATCGTAATGCCTGGGAGGAATTTGGCGTGATGGTGCCGGGCGATAAGCCCACGGCGAAATCCATGCACGACGAGCGGGGCTACCGTCCCTTCGAGATCCTTCCCGACCGGGAGGGGCTGCCGGATTATGACCGGATCGTACCTCAATTCTTCCGGAGCCTCGACCGCAAGATGCAACTGCTGAACGAACAGGGATTCATCGCCATGCTTGAGACCGTCCGCCGCGACGTCGCCCCGCCGTGGAAGGCCTATTACAATTTCGACGAGTCGTTTTCGCGGTTCGTCGAGTACATGGTCGCGCGCTATGGTGCCTACAACCTGATCTTCAGTAAGATCCACTTCGATATCTACCTGCCCAACCTCAGCCTCACCGCCGATGAATTCAATCGGGCGTTGAATTATCACTATAAGAAATTCGGACCGATGCCGTTCGGCCAGCCGGTCACTTCCCTGATCGATCACGCCACCGATACGACATTCGGCACGGGCGAGAAAGCCTCGTGGATCACCATGCACAGCACCGGCAATAAGCCTCGTGATCATGGGATCTATACCGATATGGAGCGGCAGTTTCAGCTTTCTCCGGCGATGCCGACCGCCGACCTGGAACCGCACTATACGGGATGGGTGCACGGGAACAATGTGGTAAACGGAGAGCAGGCGGAACCCGGTTCAGATCGGGATAACTACTTCTCACGAGCCCAGATGTACGGGTGTGTACTTTCGGGTGGGTTGGCCGGTCACGTCCACGGGACGGGCGCTTATGACGTTACGAGTGCCTCGGAACCACGCGGGGGGCGGCCCTATTTCTGGGAGGCGCTGCGCTACCGTTCGGCCGAATACATGCGAGGGCTGGGCGACTTCATGCTCTCAGAAGGAACCCGCTACCGCGATCTCGAGCTCGCCTCTGATTCCCTGGAACCACGCAAGGCCACCGGCAGCTCAGAACAGGGATTGGACGGCTGGTCGTTCCTGATGCGTACACCCTCACGCGACTTGGGTTTCTTCTACTTCGAAAACCGGACAAAACAGCCGTTCACCTCGGGCTGGAAACCAAACACCCATTATCGTTTCACCTGGTTCGATCCTCGGACCGGCAGATGGGGCGAAACCATCGAACTCATCACTGACGACCGCGGTGTCATCAAGCTGCCGGCATTCCCCGGAAATGAAGCCGTAGCAAGTACAGACTGGGCGGCGAAAATCCTCGCCCGATGA